The proteins below come from a single Sorghum bicolor cultivar BTx623 chromosome 4, Sorghum_bicolor_NCBIv3, whole genome shotgun sequence genomic window:
- the LOC8059697 gene encoding ATG8-interacting protein 1, with protein MEPGQSGTEQTSPRGTDWEVVQLTASAYAAAPAPRRPEPSEESEAKKYGAKGDDLAAGLLMSGHFSVSQSEVESLLVGADSKEPPKELSSPDAVSNEGDGEKYQETCKHKLEDDVPSIPSFDKGKDVSLGDMAFDDGKALKGMSLVGEEPVGFSSPIYSSIEAENELSWSATESRNDKKTEEPTLHNLSPITGSSKVVPSDEQSEPAGSGPREAWWKQQLLSLYKNAKESNNFWPIVATAAALVGLAYFGRRWHKGKLQFQLVKVPPSSNKEKISDAVGPLNRIKDILVAGSHPSQGIHGHARAS; from the exons ATGGAGCCTGGCCAGAGCGGTACTGAGCAGACCTCTCCACGCGGGACTGATTGGGAAGTCGTGCAACTGACTGCATCAGCATACGCGGCCGCGCCTGCTCCGAGGAGACCTGAACCTTCCGAGGAATCCGAAGCTAAGAAATATGGCGCAAAAGGGGACGATTTAGCCGCTGGGCTACTCATGTCTGGCCACTTCTCGGTGTCTCAGAGTGAAGTTGAAAGCCTCCTTGTAGGCGCTGACAGCAAAGAACCTCCCAAGGAGCTTAGCAGCCCAGATGCAGTTTCCAATGAGGGGGATGGTGAGAAATACCAAGAAACCTGCAAGCATAAGCTGGAGGATGACGTCCCCAGCATTCCATCCTTCGACAAAGGGAAGGATGTTTCCTTGGGTGATATGGCGTTTGATGATGGCAAGGCATTGAAAGGCATGAGTTTGGTCGGGGAAGAACCGGTTGGGTTCTCGTCGCCTATTTACAGCTCAATTGAGGCTGAAAATGAGTTAAGTTGGTCAGCTACAGAGAGTAGGAATGATAAGAAAACTGAGGAGCCTACTCTGCATAACTTGAGCCCCATAACCGGTTCATCAAAGGTTGTTCCATCTGATGAGCAGAGCGAACCTGCTGGTTCAGGCCCACGTGAAGCATGGTGGAAGCAGCAGCTTTTGTCCCTGTACAAGAATGCAAAGGAAAGTAATAATTTCTGGCCTATTGTCGCGACCGCTGCTGCCTTGGTGGGCCTGGCATATTTTGGGCGGCGCTGGCATAAGGGCAAGCTGCAGTTTCAGCTGGTCAAAGTACCGCCTTCTAGCAACAAGGAG AAAATCAGTGATGCTGTTGGTCCATTAAACCGTATCAAGGACATTCTTGTTGCTGGCAGCCACCCAAGTCAGGGTATCCATGGGCATGCCCGTGCAAGCTGA
- the LOC8059696 gene encoding probable mediator of RNA polymerase II transcription subunit 36b — translation MRPPARGGRGGRGGRFDGGGRGGGGGRGFGGGRGGGGGRGGRGGRTPRGGRGGGGRGGRGGGMKGGSKAVVVPHKHAGVFISKSKEDALCTKNMVPGESVYAEKRVSVQNEDGTKVEYRVWNPFRSKLAAAVLGGVDNIWIAPGTRVLYLGAASGTTVSHVSDIVGPDGLVYAVEFSHRSGRDLVNMAKKRTNVIPIIEDARHPARYRMLVGMVDVIFSDVAQPDQARILALNASYFLKNGGHFVISIKANCIDSTLPAEAVFAAEVEKLKADQFKPAEQVTLEPYERDHACVVGGYRMPKKQKATS, via the exons ATGAGGCCACCGGCTAGAG GCGGACGCGGCGGGAGGGGAGGCAGGTTCGATGGCGGCGGTCGTGGGGGCGGCGGTGGCCGGGGGTTTGGTGGTGGTAGAGGCGGTGGCGGAGGCAGGGGCGGGAGAGGTGGAAGGACGCCGAGGGGTGGCCGCGGTGGCGGTGGCCGGGGCGGCCGTGGTGGTGGCATGAAGGGAGGGAGCAAGGCCGTCGTTGTGCCGCACAAGCACGCCGGTGTCTTCATCTCCAAGTCCAAGGAGGATGCGCTCTGCACCAAGAACATGGTCCCGGGAGAGTCTGTCTACGCAGAGAAGCGTGTCTCTGTTCAG AATGAGGATGGAACAAAGGTTGAATACAGGGTTTGGAACCCCTTCCGTTCCAAGTTGGCTGCTGCTGTGCTTGGTGGTGTTGACAACATCTGGATT GCTCCTGGTACTCGTGTCCTATATCTTGGTGCTGCTTCTGGCACAACTGTTTCTCACGTGTCTGATATCGTAGGACCG GATGGACTGGTCTATGCTGTTGAGTTCTCTCACAGGAGTGGAAGAGACCTTGTCAACATGGCAAAGAAGAGGACCAATGTTATCCCCATTATTGAGGATGCCAGGCACCCGGCAAGGTACCGGATGCTGGTTGGCATGGTTGATGTTATCTTCTCTGATGTTGCACAGCCAGACCAG GCTAGGATCTTAGCCCTTAATGCTTCATACTTTTTGAAGAATGGAGGCCACTTTGTCATTTCAATCAAG GCGAACTGTATTGACTCCACCCTGCCCGCGGAGGCCGTGTTTGCTGCTGAAGTGGAGAAGCTCAAGGCAGATCAGTTCAAGCCTGCTGAGCAGGTTACCTTGGAGCCCTACGAGCGTGACCATGCCTGTGTTGTGGGTGGTTACAGGATGCCCAAGAAGCAGAAGGCTACCTCTTAG
- the LOC8059698 gene encoding sine oculis-binding protein homolog: MQSGGEMRPVHNSVDTVNAAAVAIVTAESRTQPPAEPRRKWADRLSAYFCFGSQKNGRRMRVNHAALVPEPAPQRTDAPVAEIPNHPPPPVFPFVAPPSSPASFLQSEPTSIVQSPRVGAPPFSPLSPNSQSPAGTPSIFAIGPYAHETQLVSPPVFSAFTTEPSTAPFTPPPESVHLTTPSSPEVPYAKLLTSINNSKNGETGDLQSYPNYPDSPIGRLISPSSGCSGTSSPFPDPEMLASSRSALHSFPVREPPKILDGEGVATQKLIPRHMRNGGSLLDGHITAAVPVVDFSARLQPNEHAMDHRVSFELTVEDVARCLEKKTAISGDSSTASFHLAPTSNGDHHRESNEARAGLYVDETYHDLPEKARRSLSLRLAKDFNFNNVDVANVEPSVGSDWWANEKVAGMTSEPKKNWSFHPVAQPGVS, translated from the exons ATGCAGAGCGGGGGCGAGATGAGGCCTGTGCACAACAGCGTCGATACAGTGAACGCTGCTGCTGTTGCCATCGTCACCGCGGAGAGCCGCACACAGCCTCCTGCAGAACCG AGAAGGAAATGGGCTGATCGGTTGAGTGCGTACTTCTGCTTTGGATCCCAGAAGAATGGCCGGCGGATGCGTGTCAACCATGCTGCACTTGTCCCAGAACCTGCACCTCAAAGGACAGATGCACCTGTAGCAGAAATTCCGAACCACCCACCGCCTCCTGTGTTCCCCTTTGTGGCACCTCCATCCTCTCCTGCTTCTTTCCTTCAATCAGAACCCACATCAATCGTACAATCACCAAGGGTTGGAGCTCCACCTTTTTCGCCCCTCTCACCAAATTCCCAATCCCCCGCGGGGACGCCATCCATCTTTGCTATTGGGCCATATGCACATGAGACACAACTAGTTTCACCTCCAGTGTTCTCGGCCTTCACAACTGAACCATCAACTGCCCCTTTCACTCCTCCTCCGGAGTCTGTTCATCTGACGACCCCTTCCTCTCCGGAGGTTCCATACGCAAAGCTTCTGACCTCGATCAACAACAGCAAGAATGGTGAAACTGGTGATCTTCAGTCATATCCAAACTACCCAGACAGCCCAATTGGTCGCCTGATATCTCCAAGCTCGGGTTGTTCTGGCACTTCCTCCCCATTCCCTGACCCTGAGATGCTGGCTTCCTCACGCAGCGCTTTACACTCGTTCCCAGTTCGTGAGCCACCTAAGATATTGGATGGTGAGGGCGTTGCAACACAGAAGTTGATACCTCGCCATATGCGCAATGGTGGGTCCCTCTTGGATGGCCACATCACAGCAGCTGTACCAGTTGTTGACTTCTCTGCCCGACTTCAACCCAATGAGCATGCTATGGATCATCGGGTATCGTTTGAGCTGACTGTCGAAGATGTCGCACGCTGCCTAGAGAAGAAGACTGCAATTTCTGGGGATTCCAGCACGGCATCTTTCCACCTTGCGCCTACCAGCAATGGTGATCACCACAGAGAATCTAATGAGGCAAGGGCAGGGCTATACGTTGACGAAACATACCATGACTTGCCTGAGAAAGCAAGGCGGTCCCTATCCCTGCGCCTGGCCAAAGACTTCAACTTCAACAACGTCGACGTTGCTAATGTGGAGCCAAGCGTGGGATCTGACTGGTGGGCGAATGAGAAAGTTGCTGGGATGACATCTGAGCCAAAAAAGAACTGGTCCTTCCACCCGGTGGCTCAGCCTGGGGTGAGCTAA
- the LOC8059695 gene encoding protein DETOXIFICATION 35 — MVVAACEDEAGGATNARDAPAAVVARSGVAHTRSPHARRSPRHPGGISPADMVVAVCDDDDDDDDEEEAGALVAAIGSTRDAPAVHSPRAAWAVFVKESRRLWSIAAPIAFNIMCMYGTNSTTQIFAGHIGNRELSAVAIGLSVVSNFSFGFLLGMGSALETLCGQAYGAGQVAMLGVYMQRSWIVLAASAALLTPLYVYAAPVLRLLGQDEGIAGAAGTFTRGIIPQMFALAVNFPAQKFLQAQSKVGVMAWIGLAALLAHVALLALLVSVLGWGVAGAALAYDTSSWLTSLAQVAYVVGWCPDGWTGLSRAAFTDLWAFVKLSLASAVMLCLEMWYMMLLVVLTGHLDDAEIAVDSIAICMNINGWEGMLFIGLSAAISVRVSNELGSGRPRASMYAVMVVLAQSLALGLLAMVLVLATREQFPAIFTGDRHLQKAVSSIGYLLAVTMVLNSVQPVISGVAVGGGWQAVVAYINLGCYYAFGLPLGFILGYLFRFGVKGIWAGMLCGTALQTAILSYIVWTTDWKAEASLALERVRIWGGAHHEKLGSSQDDDAVI; from the exons ATGGTGGTAGCGGCGTGCGAGGACGAGGCCGGCGGCGCCACCAACGCACGGGACGCGCCGGCGGCCGTGGTGGCGCGCTCGGGAGTCGCCCACACCAGGAGCCCCCACGCCAGGCGCAGCCCGCGCCATCCTGGCGGCATTTCCCCCGCCGACATGGTGGTAGCGGtgtgcgacgacgacgacgacgacgacgacgaggaggaggccggCGCGCTGGTCGCCGCCATCGGCTCGACACGCGACGCGCCGGCGGTGCATTCGCCGCGCGCCGCGTGGGCGGTGTTCGTGAAGGAGTCGCGGCGGCTGTGGTCGATCGCGGCGCCCATCGCCTTCAACATCATGTGCATGTACGGCACCAACTCGACGACGCAGATCTTCGCGGGCCACATCGGCAACCGCGAGCTGTCGGCGGTGGCCATCGGCCTGTCCGTCGTCTCCAACTTCTCCTTCGGCTTCCTCCTCGGGATGGGCAGCGCGCTGGAGACCCTGTGCGGGCAGGCCTACGGCGCGGGGCAGGTGGCGATGCTGGGCGTGTACATGCAGCGGTCGTGGATCGTGCTCGCCGCCTCGGCTGCGCTGCTGACGCCGCTGTACGTGTACGCGGCGCCGGTGCTGCGGCTGCTGGGGCAGGACGAAGGCATCGCCGGCGCGGCGGGGACGTTCACGCGCGGCATCATCCCGCAGATGTTCGCGCTCGCCGTCAACTTCCCGGCGCAGAAGTTCCTGCAGGCGCAGAGCAAGGTGGGCGTGATGGCGTGGATCGGGCTCGCCGCGCTGCTCGCCCACGTCGCGCTCCTCGCGCTGTTGGTGTCCGTGCTCGGGTGGGGCGTCGCCGGGGCGGCGCTCGCCTACGACACCTCGTCGTGGCTCACCTCTCTCGCGCAGGTGGCCTACGTCGTGGGATGGTGCCCGGACGGGTGGACGGGGCTGTCCAGGGCCGCCTTCACCGACCTCTGGGCCTTCGTCAAGCTCTCGCTTGCATCCGCCGTCATGCTCTGCCTCGAGATGTGGTACATGATGTTGCTCGTCGTGCTCACAGGACACCTCGACGACGCCGAGATCGCCGTCGACTCCATAGCCATCTG CATGAACATCAACGGGTGGGAAGGGATGCTGTTCATCGGGCTCAGCGCGGCCATCAG CGTGCGCGTGTCCAACGAGCTCGGGTCCGGGCGTCCCCGTGCGAGCATGTACGCGGTGATGGTGGTGCTGGCGCAGTCGCTGGCCTTGGGGCTGCTGGCCATGGTGCTCGTGCTGGCGACGCGGGAGCAGTTCCCTGCCATCTTCACCGGCGACAGGCACCTGCAGAAGGCCGTGTCCAGCATCGGCTACCTGCTGGCCGTCACCATGGTGCTCAACAGCGTCCAGCCCGTCATCTCGGGCGTCGCCGTGGGCGGCGGATGGCAGGCCGTCGTCGCCTACATCAACCTCGGCTGCTACTACGCCTtcggcctcccgctcggctTCATCTTGGGCTACCTCTTCAGATTCGGGGTCAAG GGCATCTGGGCGGGCATGCTTTGCGGGACAGCGTTGCAGACAGCCATCCTCAGCTACATAGTCTGGACGACCGACTGGAAAGCAGAG GCGTCGCTGGCGTTGGAGAGAGTCAGAATATGGGGGGGCGCCCACCATGAAAAGCTTGGTAGCTCTCAAGACGACGACGCGGTTATCTGA